One region of Planctomycetota bacterium genomic DNA includes:
- a CDS encoding VOC family protein has translation MSPPPSQTMIAIDHVQLTMPQGEEDKARAFFAGVLGMEEVPKPKLMADRGGCWFVSGPVHIHVGVEDDFTPQRKAHPALIVPDLDAMADTLADAGHRVDWDTLTPERRRFHTDDPFGNRIEFLGEGDGFTQKPW, from the coding sequence ATGAGCCCACCCCCGAGCCAGACCATGATCGCGATTGACCACGTGCAGCTGACGATGCCGCAGGGCGAGGAAGACAAGGCCCGTGCGTTCTTCGCCGGTGTGCTCGGCATGGAGGAAGTACCCAAGCCCAAGCTCATGGCCGACCGCGGCGGTTGCTGGTTCGTCTCCGGCCCTGTGCACATCCACGTCGGCGTCGAAGACGACTTCACCCCGCAACGCAAAGCCCACCCCGCCCTGATCGTGCCCGACCTCGACGCGATGGCCGACACGCTCGCCGACGCCGGGCACCGCGTCGACTGGGACACGCTCACGCCCGAACGCCGCCGCTTTCACACCGACGATCCGTTCGGCAACCGCATCGAGTTCCTCGGCGAAGGCGATGGGTTTACGCAGAAGCCGTGGTGA
- a CDS encoding PilZ domain-containing protein — translation MSKGVELSERRLDELVEAIYGKDPDDGQRRSPRVRTSESVLVLPFDNSGAKRSLVAEVWDLSREGIAVLLDMELTKGSSFDIKVPRDGKRDLEMLCEVRHVRPHTDGRYLTGAVFGASWFTSMAAMMQPPPLASGKRGKDAPVARHVRSRVVDP, via the coding sequence GTGTCCAAAGGCGTCGAACTTTCGGAGCGACGCCTCGACGAACTTGTCGAGGCGATTTACGGCAAGGACCCCGACGACGGCCAACGCCGCAGCCCGCGAGTACGGACATCGGAATCAGTTCTTGTCTTGCCCTTCGACAACTCGGGGGCGAAGCGTTCGCTAGTCGCCGAGGTCTGGGACCTGAGCCGCGAGGGCATCGCGGTGCTGTTGGACATGGAGCTGACAAAAGGTTCGAGCTTCGACATCAAGGTGCCGCGTGACGGCAAGCGTGATCTGGAGATGCTCTGCGAAGTGCGTCATGTCCGCCCGCACACCGACGGCCGCTACCTCACGGGCGCGGTGTTCGGCGCGAGCTGGTTCACGAGCATGGCGGCGATGATGCAACCGCCACCACTCGCGAGCGGCAAGCGCGGCAAGGACGCGCCCGTCGCGCGGCACGTCCGAAGCCGGGTGGTCGATCCGTGA
- a CDS encoding shikimate kinase — MRPILIGYRGSGKTTVGRLLAERLGCGWVDTDAIIEQDAGRTVVELFEDEGEALFRDREGDALREALQMPETIISLGGGAVTFEPSREMLKLSDRPRVYLQCTVEELARRIETDTFKRPALHGTDAASEVATVLEQRLHLYDAVATHTIDVTHHTPEHIVTQIERLLRQ; from the coding sequence ATGCGACCCATTCTCATCGGATATCGCGGTAGCGGAAAGACGACCGTCGGCCGACTGTTGGCCGAGCGGTTGGGCTGCGGCTGGGTCGACACCGACGCGATCATCGAGCAGGACGCCGGCCGAACCGTCGTCGAACTGTTCGAGGACGAGGGCGAAGCACTGTTCCGAGACCGCGAAGGCGACGCACTGCGTGAGGCGTTGCAGATGCCCGAGACCATCATCAGCCTCGGCGGCGGGGCGGTGACGTTCGAGCCGAGCCGTGAGATGCTCAAGCTCTCCGATCGGCCGCGGGTGTATCTGCAATGTACGGTCGAAGAACTCGCCCGCCGGATCGAGACCGACACGTTCAAACGCCCCGCGCTACACGGCACCGACGCCGCGAGTGAAGTCGCAACCGTGCTCGAGCAACGCCTTCACCTTTACGATGCCGTCGCGACCCACACGATCGACGTGACCCACCACACCCCCGAGCACATCGTGACACAGATCGAGCGGTTGCTGCGACAGTGA
- the pyrH gene encoding UMP kinase produces MDHPIKYNRVLLKISGESLSGEGGFGIDRDQLHKIAQQCVDVQKAGAELAIVCGGGNFIRGAQFTQDGTFPRTTADYMGMLGTVINALALQETMETLYPGDEMSVRVMSAISISRVCEPFIRRKAIRHLEKGRAIILAAGTGNPFFTTDTCAALRAAEIEADALLKATKVDGIYDCDPKTNPDAKRFDNLTYTEAIDKRLKVMDMAAFTMCEEREMPVIVFDMGVPGNILKVVKGETIGTTVGV; encoded by the coding sequence ATGGACCATCCGATCAAGTACAACCGCGTGTTGCTGAAAATCTCCGGCGAATCCCTCTCGGGCGAAGGCGGCTTCGGTATTGATCGGGACCAGCTCCACAAGATCGCCCAGCAGTGCGTCGACGTGCAGAAGGCCGGCGCGGAGCTCGCGATCGTCTGTGGCGGCGGCAACTTCATCCGCGGTGCCCAATTCACCCAGGACGGCACCTTCCCCCGTACCACCGCCGACTACATGGGCATGCTCGGGACGGTCATCAACGCACTGGCCCTGCAGGAGACGATGGAGACGTTGTACCCCGGCGACGAGATGAGTGTCCGGGTGATGTCGGCAATCAGCATCAGCCGAGTGTGCGAGCCGTTCATCCGTCGCAAGGCGATCCGGCACCTGGAAAAGGGCCGGGCGATCATCCTCGCGGCCGGCACGGGCAACCCGTTCTTTACCACCGACACCTGCGCCGCACTCCGCGCCGCCGAGATCGAAGCGGACGCCCTGCTCAAAGCGACCAAGGTCGATGGCATTTATGACTGCGACCCCAAGACCAACCCCGACGCCAAGCGGTTCGACAACCTCACCTACACCGAAGCGATCGACAAGCGGCTCAAGGTCATGGACATGGCCGCGTTCACCATGTGCGAGGAACGCGAGATGCCGGTCATCGTCTTCGACATGGGCGTTCCCGGGAACATTCTCAAGGTCGTCAAGGGCGAGACGATCGGGACGACGGTGGGGGTCTGA
- the frr gene encoding ribosome recycling factor — MPLDDILLEAEEAMDKAVDHLHQELRGIRTGRASPALVENVRVDYYGSPTDLKSIAAITIPEPTQILIRPFSPQDAAAIKKAIDESNLGLNPMIEDKQVRLNLPPMSTERRKQMAAQVKDLGERTKVSLRNTRRDANKHIDAEEKESLLTEDDAKHGKEEVQKLIDEREAKVTENVKHKTDEVMEV, encoded by the coding sequence ATGCCCCTCGACGACATCCTGCTGGAAGCTGAAGAAGCGATGGACAAAGCGGTGGACCACCTCCACCAGGAACTGCGCGGCATTCGCACCGGCCGCGCTTCGCCCGCGCTGGTCGAAAACGTGCGCGTCGACTACTACGGCAGCCCGACAGACCTGAAATCCATCGCGGCGATCACCATTCCCGAACCGACGCAGATCCTGATCCGCCCGTTCAGCCCGCAGGACGCCGCGGCGATCAAGAAAGCCATCGACGAATCGAACCTCGGCCTCAACCCGATGATCGAGGACAAGCAGGTCCGCCTGAACCTGCCCCCGATGAGCACCGAGCGCCGCAAGCAAATGGCCGCCCAGGTCAAGGACCTCGGCGAGCGCACCAAGGTCAGCCTGCGCAACACCCGCCGCGACGCCAACAAGCACATCGACGCCGAGGAAAAGGAAAGCCTCCTGACCGAGGACGACGCCAAGCACGGGAAGGAAGAAGTGCAAAAGCTCATCGACGAGCGCGAGGCTAAGGTCACCGAGAACGTCAAGCACAAGACCGACGAGGTGATGGAAGTCTGA
- a CDS encoding O-methyltransferase codes for MSDDEQRTLDAWAVDRLGLGDKVLDRAAQRAADAGLPDIAVSSLQGHGLTVLAKIVGAKRILEVGTLAGFSTICLARALPPDGKLITLEIDPTHAEVACDNLQDAGVLDQVEVHIGQAIDTLAKLDPVTDGPIDLTFIDADKENCVVYLEHALRLSRSGSVIVVDNAFRQGRIIDGDTPDVIGMQQLFDAIAANPQLDATALQTAGAKGLDGFILARVR; via the coding sequence ATGAGCGACGACGAGCAACGGACACTCGACGCCTGGGCAGTCGACCGGCTCGGGCTGGGCGACAAAGTACTGGATCGAGCGGCACAGCGTGCCGCCGACGCCGGTTTGCCGGACATCGCCGTCTCGTCGCTGCAGGGGCACGGCCTGACCGTTCTGGCCAAGATTGTCGGTGCTAAGCGAATCCTCGAAGTCGGTACCTTGGCCGGCTTCTCGACCATCTGCCTCGCCCGCGCCCTGCCACCCGACGGCAAGTTGATCACTCTCGAGATCGACCCGACCCACGCCGAAGTCGCATGCGACAACCTCCAAGACGCTGGCGTCTTGGATCAAGTCGAAGTTCATATCGGCCAAGCCATCGACACACTCGCCAAGCTCGATCCGGTCACCGATGGGCCGATCGACCTCACGTTCATCGACGCCGACAAAGAGAACTGCGTCGTGTACCTCGAACACGCCCTGCGTTTGTCCCGCAGCGGCAGCGTGATCGTGGTCGACAACGCCTTTCGCCAAGGCCGGATCATCGACGGCGACACGCCCGACGTGATCGGGATGCAACAACTCTTCGATGCAATCGCGGCCAACCCGCAGCTCGACGCCACCGCCTTGCAAACCGCCGGTGCCAAAGGCCTCGACGGCTTTATCCTGGCTCGCGTCCGTTGA
- a CDS encoding GNAT family protein codes for MKHPTLTTDRLTLRPLGVSDRAEFVRVWTDGREHFRPWFPAEHLSMRPDRLFDDWLNRLAATKRDRNGLRYAAFENGGLVGFFHIANIVMGPLRSGYASWNVAADAIGRGIAVEATTALLRHGFASGLHRIQANVIPSNKPSMRLAERLGFRREGLAKKYLQIAGHWQDHVMFAMLAEEFSP; via the coding sequence GTGAAGCATCCGACGCTCACGACCGACCGGCTGACACTCCGGCCGCTGGGCGTGTCGGACCGGGCGGAGTTCGTACGGGTCTGGACCGATGGCCGCGAACACTTCCGGCCGTGGTTTCCGGCCGAGCATCTTTCCATGCGACCCGACCGGCTCTTTGACGATTGGCTGAACCGCCTCGCCGCTACGAAGCGCGACCGCAACGGGCTGCGCTACGCCGCGTTCGAGAATGGTGGGCTTGTCGGGTTTTTCCACATCGCCAACATTGTCATGGGCCCGCTGCGTAGCGGATATGCGAGCTGGAACGTCGCCGCCGACGCGATCGGCCGGGGCATCGCCGTCGAGGCGACGACCGCCCTGCTCCGCCATGGCTTTGCGAGTGGATTGCACCGCATCCAGGCCAACGTCATCCCCTCGAACAAACCGAGCATGCGCCTCGCCGAACGACTGGGCTTCCGCCGCGAAGGGCTGGCAAAAAAGTACCTCCAGATCGCCGGCCACTGGCAGGATCATGTGATGTTTGCGATGCTCGCCGAGGAGTTCTCGCCATGA
- a CDS encoding methyltransferase domain-containing protein, giving the protein MANPDWNPDLYLRFERERELPVLDLLHRLADRPVRRGADLGCGPGNSTRHLRRHLGADARLVGVDVDAAMIESARASDVDAKWVHQSINDWAPTEPFDLIFSNAALQWVHGQDALLPRLVECLVPGGQLAAQIPTHTHTAVHQAIHQTIADGPWADDLQHLADTFEIREPSDYFDILTPHADVELWVTEYIHVLDGPDDIVRWIRGSGLRPFLQALRDGQQDDFLNAYTQRIHAAYPQQADGSVLFPFRRLFFIATRAG; this is encoded by the coding sequence ATGGCGAACCCCGACTGGAATCCCGACCTGTACCTGCGATTCGAGCGCGAACGTGAGTTGCCCGTGCTTGATCTGCTGCACCGGCTCGCGGACCGCCCGGTGCGACGGGGGGCGGATCTGGGCTGTGGACCGGGCAACTCCACGCGACACCTGCGACGACACCTCGGTGCCGACGCGCGGCTCGTAGGCGTGGATGTGGACGCGGCGATGATCGAGTCGGCCCGGGCGTCGGACGTCGATGCCAAGTGGGTACACCAGAGCATCAACGACTGGGCACCGACGGAGCCGTTCGACCTGATCTTTTCCAACGCCGCGCTCCAATGGGTGCACGGGCAGGACGCCCTGCTGCCCCGGCTGGTCGAATGCCTCGTCCCCGGCGGGCAACTCGCGGCCCAGATTCCGACGCACACGCACACCGCGGTCCATCAAGCGATCCACCAAACGATCGCCGACGGACCGTGGGCGGACGACTTGCAGCACCTCGCCGACACGTTCGAGATTCGCGAGCCGAGTGACTACTTCGACATCCTCACGCCGCACGCCGACGTCGAGTTGTGGGTGACGGAGTACATCCACGTCCTCGACGGCCCCGACGACATCGTCCGCTGGATTCGCGGCAGCGGCCTACGGCCGTTTCTGCAAGCCTTGCGTGACGGTCAACAAGACGACTTCCTGAACGCCTACACGCAGCGCATCCATGCCGCTTACCCGCAGCAAGCCGACGGATCGGTGCTGTTCCCCTTCCGTCGGCTGTTTTTCATCGCCACCCGCGCCGGATGA